A single genomic interval of Camelina sativa cultivar DH55 chromosome 11, Cs, whole genome shotgun sequence harbors:
- the LOC104727817 gene encoding cysteine-rich receptor-like protein kinase 11 — protein sequence MKQRTLFSILCFVLISSGFASVSAQKCTEDKGTFIPNSTYELNRRLVLSSLPSNVTAQDGLYYSGSIGQEPNRVYAVGMCIPGSTSEDCSDCIRKASDEVLKNCPKQTEAYSWPGDPTLCYVRYSNTSFSGSADLDPQLLLYNTGDINSNLTEFTTIWEGLMARMIATASTAKSTPSSSDNHYTADAAALIPIRNIYALMQCTPDLSSRDCENCLRQSADDYQSCCGQRQGGVVMRPSCFLRWDLYTYSKAFDNITVASPPVTVP from the coding sequence ATGAAACAGAGGACTCTGTTTtcaatcctctgttttgtcctcatAAGCTCCGGTTTTGCTTCAGTTTCAGCTCAGAAATGCACGGAGGACAAGGGGACTTTCATACCTAACAGTACTTACGAATTAAATCGCCGTCTcgtcctctcttctcttccttctaaTGTCACGGCTCAAGACGGTTTATACTACAGCGGTTCGATCGGACAAGAACCGAACCGTGTTTATGCAGTTGGGATGTGCATCCCAGGATCAACATCAGAAGACTGTTCTGATTGTATCAGGAAAGCGTCTGATGAAGTTTTAAAGAATTGTCCTAAGCAAACAGAAGCGTATTCATGGCCAGGTGATCCCACGCTTTGCTATGTGCGCTACTCCAACACTTCTTTCTCAGGATCTGCAGATCTTGACCCGCAGTTACTGCTCTATAACACTGGAGATATCAACTCAAATCTAACAGAGTTCACGACAATATGGGAAGGATTAATGGCTCGTATGATTGCTACAGCCTCCACAGCAAAAAGCACACCTTCTTCTAGTGATAACCATTACACAGCTGATGCAGCAGCCTTGATACCTATCCGGAATATATATGCCTTGATGCAATGCACGCCGGATCTTTCTTCTCGTGATTGTGAAAATTGTCTGCGACAAAGCGCAGATGACTACCAGTCATGCTGTGGTCAGAGGCAAGGAGGTGTTGTTATGCGGCCAAGCTGCTTTTTGCGGTGGGATTTGTATACATATTCCAAAGCTTTTGATAATATTACGGTGGCTTCTCCTCCTGTGACTGTGCCatga